In Desulfobulbus oralis, one DNA window encodes the following:
- a CDS encoding IS630 family transposase, whose amino-acid sequence MERADIVQAREEWRRVQDETPCEHLVFLDESGAKTNMTRLYGRAPLGERCFDHAPDGRWKTVTMLSSIRLDGTTECLVFAGALDRRTFEAYVKESLAPALKEGDVVVMDNLRAHKSPTAQQAIAARGARVLFLPAYSPDLNPIEKMWSKVKQLLRGFKAWNTDELFTAIGQALDKVTASDAKGWFASCGYSNFQS is encoded by the coding sequence GTGGAACGGGCAGACATTGTCCAGGCCCGTGAAGAGTGGCGCAGGGTGCAGGATGAAACGCCGTGCGAGCATCTGGTGTTTCTGGACGAAAGCGGCGCAAAAACGAATATGACGCGCCTGTACGGTCGTGCGCCTCTGGGCGAGCGGTGCTTCGACCATGCGCCGGATGGTCGCTGGAAAACGGTGACCATGCTGTCCTCCATTCGCCTTGATGGCACCACGGAATGTCTGGTGTTTGCTGGCGCGTTGGACAGGCGCACCTTTGAAGCATACGTAAAGGAGAGTCTTGCGCCTGCGCTGAAAGAGGGTGATGTGGTTGTGATGGACAATTTGCGTGCGCATAAATCTCCGACAGCGCAGCAGGCGATTGCAGCGCGCGGAGCACGAGTGCTTTTCCTGCCTGCGTACAGCCCGGATTTGAACCCGATAGAAAAGATGTGGAGCAAGGTGAAACAGCTTTTGCGAGGCTTCAAAGCATGGAACACAGACGAGCTTTTTACCGCCATTGGCCAGGCCCTGGACAAGGTCACCGCAAGCGATGCCAAAGGCTGGTTCGCTTCATGTGGGTATAGTAATTTTCAAAGTTAA
- a CDS encoding transketolase C-terminal domain-containing protein: protein MSFPIDLSSLRSLSFSPHESALSDAQHEALRHNIRLVRDSLIFFTALANARGLGGHTGGAYDIIPEALIVNAFIRGTDRCWPVLFDEAGHRVAMQYIMAVLNGQAAAESLLHYREYGQGLYGHPERQEEGGLHFSSGRLGHLWSYVNGVAEANPGKTLFMFGSDGSQQEGDDAEAARYAVARGLNVKLLLDDNNVTIAGHPAEYMAGYDLARTLEGHGLNVLSCDGENLRELYAAIQQALTGAGPVAVVVKRSMAPGVNGIEGSPRGHDVIALDLAVQHLQAHGHAAAAELLQQKRVKTPKPALLGSSGESAKARDEFGTIVVDLLKKENRPEDRVLVVDSDLEGSCGLHHIRKAFPGLYVHGGIMERNNFSVAAGFGSEPGRQGIFGTFAAFQEMLLSEITMARLNHANVLAHFSHSGVDEMADNTCHFGINNFFADNGLPEGDTTRLYFPADALQMRAILETVFWQPGLRFIYSTRAATPCILDGQGRRFFGEAYRFQPDRDEVIREGRDAYIVTYGEMLYRALHTVEEMKSEGLSVGLINKPVLNVVDEEMLARLGKSPAVLVVESQNVKTGLGARFGSWLLERGLTPKYGHMGSGRLGRGGLAEQIANQGLEPLDIKKRVLTLLAA, encoded by the coding sequence ATGTCCTTTCCCATCGATCTCTCGTCCCTGCGAAGTCTTTCCTTTTCTCCCCATGAAAGCGCGCTTTCCGATGCGCAGCATGAGGCGCTGCGCCACAACATCCGTCTGGTGCGCGACAGCCTGATCTTTTTTACCGCACTGGCCAATGCCCGCGGCCTGGGCGGCCACACCGGCGGCGCCTACGATATCATCCCCGAAGCCCTGATCGTGAACGCCTTCATCCGGGGAACGGACAGGTGCTGGCCCGTACTGTTCGACGAGGCCGGCCACCGGGTGGCCATGCAGTACATCATGGCGGTGCTGAACGGGCAGGCAGCGGCCGAATCACTTTTGCACTACCGGGAATACGGTCAGGGACTTTATGGTCATCCGGAGCGCCAGGAGGAGGGCGGCCTGCATTTCAGCTCCGGCCGGCTCGGGCATCTGTGGAGTTACGTCAATGGGGTGGCCGAGGCCAATCCGGGCAAGACCTTGTTCATGTTCGGCAGCGACGGTTCCCAGCAGGAGGGCGACGATGCGGAGGCTGCCCGCTATGCCGTGGCCCGCGGGCTGAACGTGAAACTGTTGCTGGATGACAACAACGTCACCATTGCCGGGCACCCGGCAGAGTACATGGCAGGCTACGATCTGGCCAGGACCCTTGAGGGACACGGCCTGAACGTGCTGAGCTGCGATGGCGAAAACCTGCGCGAACTTTATGCCGCCATTCAGCAGGCGCTCACAGGCGCCGGGCCGGTGGCTGTGGTCGTCAAACGCAGCATGGCGCCCGGCGTCAACGGCATTGAGGGCTCGCCCAGGGGGCATGATGTGATCGCCTTGGATCTGGCGGTGCAGCACCTGCAGGCCCATGGCCATGCGGCTGCCGCGGAGCTTTTGCAGCAGAAGCGGGTCAAGACCCCGAAGCCGGCGCTCCTGGGCAGCAGCGGCGAGAGCGCCAAGGCCCGCGACGAGTTTGGCACAATCGTGGTGGATCTGCTGAAAAAGGAGAACAGGCCGGAGGACAGGGTTCTGGTGGTGGATTCCGACCTGGAGGGCTCCTGCGGCCTGCACCACATCCGCAAGGCCTTTCCCGGGCTGTATGTGCACGGCGGCATCATGGAGCGCAACAACTTTTCCGTGGCCGCGGGCTTTGGCAGCGAGCCGGGCCGGCAGGGCATTTTCGGCACCTTCGCGGCCTTTCAGGAAATGCTCCTCTCGGAGATCACCATGGCGCGCCTCAACCACGCCAACGTGCTCGCGCACTTCTCCCACTCGGGCGTGGACGAAATGGCAGACAATACCTGTCATTTTGGCATCAACAACTTTTTTGCCGACAATGGTCTGCCGGAAGGCGACACGACCCGCCTCTATTTCCCGGCCGACGCCCTGCAGATGCGCGCCATTCTGGAGACCGTGTTCTGGCAGCCGGGCCTGCGCTTTATCTACTCCACCCGTGCAGCCACGCCCTGCATCCTGGACGGGCAGGGCAGGCGCTTCTTTGGCGAGGCTTACCGTTTTCAGCCGGACAGGGACGAGGTGATCAGGGAGGGCAGGGACGCCTATATCGTGACCTACGGCGAAATGCTCTACCGGGCCCTGCACACGGTGGAGGAGATGAAAAGCGAAGGGCTGTCCGTAGGCCTGATCAACAAGCCGGTCCTGAATGTGGTGGATGAGGAGATGCTGGCCCGGCTGGGCAAAAGTCCTGCGGTGCTTGTGGTGGAAAGCCAGAATGTGAAGACCGGCCTGGGTGCGCGTTTTGGTTCCTGGCTTCTGGAGCGGGGTCTGACGCCGAAATACGGCCACATGGGTTCGGGCAGGCTGGGTCGGGGCGGTCTGGCCGAACAAATAGCGAATCAGGGGCTGGAGCCTCTTGACATCAAAAAACGGGTGCTTACCCTGCTGGCTGCTTGA
- a CDS encoding alpha/beta hydrolase codes for MKTKTIYLCSFVFILIFFSVVILTGSILSLPHQNNIGEPPDNLKAEKVLFPSKSGSNISGWFIPGKNNMGGILLLHSLKSNRLQMMKRAEFLNENGYSILMIDFQSHGESIGDGITFGYLEALDAEAAFTFLENKLPNNHIGFIGVSLGGAAALLGQVAEKSKAIIIESVYPTIEEAIKNRLIMYLGKPGKYLSPLLILQIRAF; via the coding sequence ATGAAAACCAAAACTATATACTTATGTAGTTTTGTATTTATTTTGATATTTTTTTCTGTAGTAATATTAACTGGCAGTATACTTTCTTTACCGCATCAAAATAATATTGGCGAGCCGCCAGACAATTTAAAAGCTGAAAAAGTATTATTTCCAAGTAAAAGTGGTTCAAATATCTCTGGTTGGTTTATACCAGGAAAAAATAACATGGGGGGTATATTATTACTACATAGTCTCAAATCGAATCGACTTCAGATGATGAAACGAGCGGAATTTCTAAATGAAAATGGATATTCCATACTAATGATTGACTTTCAATCACATGGTGAAAGTATTGGTGATGGCATAACCTTTGGTTACCTGGAAGCATTAGATGCAGAAGCGGCCTTCACATTCCTTGAAAATAAATTACCTAATAACCATATTGGATTCATTGGTGTTTCTTTAGGCGGAGCCGCAGCACTTCTTGGTCAGGTTGCAGAAAAATCAAAGGCTATAATTATTGAAAGTGTCTATCCAACTATTGAAGAAGCAATAAAAAATAGACTTATAATGTATTTGGGAAAACCAGGAAAATACTTATCCCCTCTTCTTATATTACAGATTAGAGCATTTTAA
- a CDS encoding helix-turn-helix domain-containing protein has protein sequence MKIAGKDFRQRAVAVYQSGEFTREEVAKMFGYTTTTIGNWMRTFKKEGRITSLPRGHRAPAFTAGEQQQLRELVRKQPDMTLEEIRTHFGKNCSLPTVSNTLARLGLTFKKRR, from the coding sequence ATGAAAATAGCCGGTAAAGATTTTCGCCAGCGTGCGGTGGCAGTGTATCAGTCAGGGGAGTTCACGCGGGAAGAAGTGGCCAAAATGTTTGGCTACACCACGACCACCATTGGTAACTGGATGCGGACCTTCAAAAAGGAAGGCCGGATCACGTCGTTGCCGCGAGGCCACAGAGCGCCGGCGTTCACAGCCGGGGAGCAACAGCAGTTACGGGAGCTTGTGCGGAAACAGCCCGATATGACCCTTGAAGAAATCAGGACGCATTTTGGCAAAAACTGTTCTCTGCCCACGGTGTCCAATACGCTGGCCAGACTGGGGCTCACGTTTAAAAAAAGACGTTAA